Within Diabrotica virgifera virgifera chromosome 7, PGI_DIABVI_V3a, the genomic segment TAATGGGTCAGgacatagccacctttactttacaagccatgaagttgaaacttggcaacatctaagcgtagaccggttaattctgacagttttcatttatttttaaatgtttttaaataatattcactgtatttacagaaaaactcaaacattttacaatatttcgtgctccaaattataaagaatattaaaaggtatgtattaagatgattttagttcaatataatatatttttatataatatattttatagtataatatatttttatataaacttaggtgcatatagaaatgcgtccacttaaaatttttgtcatttttgatgtcttatatttactaaacctgtgggccgattcaagtgatttttttaatatgttatagcctgattctttaacaataccgctgtaataatattgttgctaagcagttaattttttattgtataacgggcatttataaaatagtgaaattaaaacccaactatagcctcgatcaggttttcttaacattctgttttttattcattcacttatgttggataataaaaaaaagttagctactttaacaactagataaTATGtcttttatcaatacagggtgtttctaaataagtgcgacaaactttaaagggaaagtaacaaaatgcaaaattttgacacctgtcaaaattttcagaaCTATTTAGAAGTGTATAAATTGGATGAACCAACCCAGTTATATATTTGTGGATATGTGGCTCATCAAATTCATAAAAGTAAAAACTATTGTGAACATTTCAAACAGCTTGTTTTCTGCAATAAAGGAGAGACAACTGGAGCAGATTACTACGATTATTTGCAGAGAGATGGTTTGTGCTTAGCAACAGActcagtaaaatttatttattatcatcTTTGCTCAACATTCGAATTTATTATAAATAGTCACAatcttgaaaaattatttttgcagcaCAATTGTCACCTGAAGCTGTTATCATGTTTGGTAATGAAAAGTTTACAACATGAAGGCTTtcatttaaattttgaatttgagtgtgaatgtggggaaaatgccttcaaagtttattctgctattataaaaattatgtgtaatattgttttaaataattatacaaaaaacaaaaatagcaGCCATCAAAGTgatgaattttcaaaaaagtataaaaagaaaAGTAATGCTAAGGGgaataacaaaaaaagaaagttATCGACTCTAAACCCCAACACTTCACATCAAACCATGTGAGAAATTGTTGTTATAGTTATTTCTAgcgatatttgtatataatttaaaataagatattatttatttaaaataaagtattttacacatattcttgttattggtttttttttgtataataataataatatattaaaacccaactatagactctggttttcttaataacattctgttttttttttattatttcgcttatgttggataatagaaaaagttagctactttaacaactagatatttgttctttatcaattcagggtgtttctaaataagtgcgaaaaactttaaagggaaaggaacaaaatgtaaaattttgacgcctgtcaaaattttcagtgtattttaaatgcaatcatttttttcgaatcctgagaaaattaataagtatttttgaaaaatttaaacgctgaatgaaagattactttattaccgagggccgaaagtcccttagaatgaatgaaaagttgtttttgaatgacatatttgaaactaaaaatcacactaaattttcttaatttttcgcccctgtaacttattaaaataaacatagaagttttcagggactttcggccctcggtcctaacgtagtctttcattctgcgtttaaatttttgaaaaatactcattagtttttttaggattcgaaaaaaattaatcccatgtatattcttgttattggtttttttgttgtataataaacgttacttacaaggaagtacttttaattttattttgtacaaacttctaattaataatattttcttgttcgactcaaaaaatactataaattttaccagaatttctaCCTTAAAATTGTAGTCTGAAAGTCGGACTAcgcacgtcatcaattgcgatgttgcctttttctcttcatggcttgttatGTAAAGGTGGCTATGTCAGGATCTAGAATCGAGTGTGCATGTCTCGTGTGCCGTGTCATAAGTCAAAGTCAAAGTCCACTCAAAGTCATAACCGAACCGGAGCCGGGTGCTAAGTTCTTCCTTCCAGAAATTTCTAACGTGTTCGAAACCACCACGTTTTTCTAATAATTGTATAATAAATTTCTCACAATCACTAAAATGGTAAGAAAGTGTTTAAAATAACATTTAAATGATTTATAatgtttttaagtatatttaacGACATTTTCTTTAGTCAGGAGCAGCTAAAAGATTGATCCCACTTTTTGATAGAATCCTCATTAAAAAGTTTGAAGCAGTGTCGAAAACTAAAGGTGGTATTGTTCTTCCGGAAAAAGCACAAGATAAAGTTTTACAAGGTACTGTTGTTGCAGTGGGACAAGGAGCTAGACTACAAGTAAGTGAAAATGTATCAAActtctactttttttttttcatagttCTTATAAACATGGTTTAACCCTTAACCCTGCGTTAGTGTGCATAGATAAATTAAGACGAGGGGTGTTCCGGGGTATTTCATACCCCAAATTAACTAAGGCAAGAAGTTAAAATTTTGAGCATTTAAAAGGATTAATCTGGGTTTTTGTCTTAGGATTCAAATAAATTAAACGTTGTATGTACTGTAAAAGTCTTATATTTAAGAGGTAAACATGGGTGCGTtaggacgaccacagcggctgggcagctgagccagcagtagctgtcagacgttaccgctggaagtcagccgctgaaaGATTTACTAAACTTTCCCTATCCCGTCttgatacaaccactcagccgatttctgctgacagtcagccgctatgGTTGTCCGAACGCACCCCATCATTTATGCTACATATTGCAATAGGGAAtttgcaccattttttttattacataatgttcagttttgtataaaaatgagatttccaaaatttcacgcttcaaaaactcataatgacttagaagtacaaatttgaagtcttctgtattttaaaatagtttaaacgacccgtgacgtcacatagtttaactatatggttccgtttatggttatatttagggatattctttatttaggtatatcattatctcttatttttttttcacggGTAAGCCCAATTCAGAAATTATTATTAcaagaaaaaatattacaaagaTAAAAGCAAAACCACAGTGTCAACACAAAGAacaaatattataatatgtattggATAACAAAGCTAATAAGTTAAAGGAAAAAAAGAACATTAcgatataaaaaacaaacaaagttTAAGCTTAAAAAATTGTTGATAGTAATTATATCACTAACATTGTATGTTCAACAAATGGTTT encodes:
- the LOC126888881 gene encoding 10 kDa heat shock protein, mitochondrial-like, yielding MSGAAKRLIPLFDRILIKKFEAVSKTKGGIVLPEKAQDKVLQGTVVAVGQGARLQDGSFAAPTIKVGDKVLLPEYGGTKVNVEDNAEYQIFRESDIIAKVE